The following are from one region of the Pirellulales bacterium genome:
- a CDS encoding PEP-CTERM sorting domain-containing protein (PEP-CTERM proteins occur, often in large numbers, in the proteomes of bacteria that also encode an exosortase, a predicted intramembrane cysteine proteinase. The presence of a PEP-CTERM domain at a protein's C-terminus predicts cleavage within the sorting domain, followed by covalent anchoring to some some component of the (usually Gram-negative) cell surface. Many PEP-CTERM proteins exhibit an unusual sequence composition that includes large numbers of potential glycosylation sites. Expression of one such protein has been shown restore the ability of a bacterium to form floc, a type of biofilm.), with translation MILRTSFCAALVAFALVLAMHAPSARATVIPLPATGTDSIGNALPGGSADPHYTVTGPGIPGGGSAAVYSPPNLWGQWVPNDAHSAWIGWSDNSDTSPHGNYTFELKFSLAGFNPASASLGGSWAADQFGSINLNGNSTGVSVPDGNWNAANAPNLTPFTISSGFQSGINTLDFVVDETDGFDGLRVRNLSLTATAVPEPSAPCLLLTAGASGLFGLIWRRRR, from the coding sequence ATGATTCTACGAACAAGCTTCTGCGCCGCGCTCGTGGCGTTCGCCCTGGTGCTAGCGATGCACGCTCCTTCAGCGCGCGCGACGGTGATTCCTCTGCCCGCGACGGGGACCGATTCCATCGGCAACGCACTGCCCGGCGGTAGCGCCGATCCCCATTACACCGTGACGGGCCCCGGCATTCCGGGCGGCGGGTCAGCAGCCGTGTATAGCCCGCCGAACTTGTGGGGCCAATGGGTGCCTAACGACGCACACTCGGCATGGATCGGCTGGAGCGACAACTCCGACACCAGCCCCCACGGGAACTACACCTTCGAACTCAAGTTCAGTCTCGCCGGCTTTAATCCGGCGTCCGCCTCGCTCGGCGGCTCGTGGGCGGCGGACCAATTCGGCTCGATCAACTTGAACGGCAATTCGACCGGCGTCTCCGTCCCCGACGGGAATTGGAATGCCGCCAACGCGCCGAACCTGACTCCCTTCACCATTTCGTCGGGTTTCCAGAGCGGGATCAACACGCTCGATTTCGTCGTCGACGAAACAGACGGCTTCGACGGACTGCGCGTCAGGAACCTTTCGCTGACCGCGACCGCCGTGCCCGAGCCCTCGGCCCCTTGCCTCCTTTTGACTGCCGGCGCTTCGGGGTTGTTCGGATTGATCTGGAGGCGTCGCCGGTAA
- a CDS encoding DUF2934 domain-containing protein, protein MLTLKKRPVRQQPSQSQSKPPIPERQAEDRGAWIDEVRPLAYRKWQEAGCPAGDGVEFWLAAETEILHGARR, encoded by the coding sequence ATGTTGACGCTCAAGAAGCGGCCCGTTCGACAGCAACCATCACAGTCACAGTCGAAGCCGCCGATCCCCGAGCGACAGGCAGAAGATCGTGGCGCCTGGATAGACGAGGTTCGGCCGCTGGCCTACAGGAAATGGCAGGAAGCGGGCTGCCCGGCTGGCGATGGAGTTGAATTCTGGTTAGCTGCCGAAACGGAAATCCTGCACGGCGCGCGTCGTTAG
- the recJ gene encoding single-stranded-DNA-specific exonuclease RecJ, which produces MAKRWRIRPHDPDRITALQREANVSAVVAQLLIARSICDARQAQEFLNPKLSGLRDPEQLPGVSAAAERLMQAIRAARPIVVYGDYDADGITGTAVLFECLTLLGAKVGYYVPHRIDEGYGLNDEALRTLAARGTAVIVTVDCGIASIEQAETARELGLELIVTDHHEFAERLPAAAAIVHPRLPGTAYPFAGLSGSGVAFKLAWAICQRANESSKVSPRMRSFLVQAVGLAAIGTVADVVPLLDENRILVRHGLASLAQGAGLGMQRLIKLTGLHEKACLDCEDIGFTLAPRLNAAGRLGQAQLAVELLTTSSTERAAALADYLHELNSSRESLERSVYLAASKQAQEQFDPLNDAALVLTGRDWHPGVIGIVAGRLAEKHHRPVVMIALDGLGVKPAIGSVRGVPGFHVHQALAECSEHLTSHGGHAAAGGLKIDEQRIDGFRDDFCQFAAGIIRDEDRVAELWIDSETPFSALTMHTVEQIEQLAPFGQGNQRPLLSATGVRLAEPPKRIGGGGRHLSLRLAQHGVKLRGVAFGGGDWAVELGATASPLSLAFRPIINSFNGRRTVELHVVDWRCDETAATTPAAPALANG; this is translated from the coding sequence ATGGCCAAACGGTGGCGGATTCGCCCCCATGATCCGGATCGGATCACCGCGCTGCAGCGCGAGGCGAATGTCTCGGCCGTCGTCGCTCAGTTGCTCATTGCCCGGAGCATTTGCGATGCCCGGCAGGCCCAGGAATTCTTGAACCCGAAGCTCAGCGGTCTGCGCGATCCGGAGCAATTGCCGGGCGTGAGTGCGGCCGCCGAGCGGTTGATGCAAGCGATCCGCGCCGCGCGGCCGATCGTGGTCTATGGCGATTACGACGCCGACGGAATCACCGGCACGGCGGTGCTGTTCGAATGCCTGACGTTGCTCGGGGCCAAAGTCGGCTACTATGTGCCGCATCGGATCGACGAGGGATATGGGCTGAACGACGAGGCCCTGCGCACTCTCGCCGCTCGTGGAACGGCCGTCATCGTCACCGTCGATTGCGGCATTGCGAGCATCGAGCAAGCCGAGACGGCCCGCGAGCTGGGTCTCGAACTAATCGTCACCGATCATCACGAATTCGCCGAGCGACTCCCCGCCGCCGCGGCGATCGTGCATCCGCGGCTCCCCGGCACGGCCTATCCCTTCGCGGGACTTAGCGGCTCGGGAGTGGCGTTCAAGCTGGCCTGGGCGATCTGCCAGCGCGCGAATGAATCAAGTAAAGTCAGCCCGCGAATGCGCAGCTTCCTCGTGCAAGCGGTCGGGCTGGCCGCGATCGGCACCGTGGCCGACGTCGTGCCGCTGTTGGATGAAAACCGAATCCTCGTACGGCATGGGTTGGCAAGCCTCGCGCAGGGCGCCGGCCTCGGGATGCAGCGCCTGATAAAGTTGACCGGCCTGCACGAAAAGGCCTGCTTGGATTGCGAAGATATCGGTTTCACGCTCGCCCCCCGGCTCAACGCGGCGGGGCGGCTCGGGCAAGCACAATTGGCCGTCGAACTGCTCACCACGTCGTCGACCGAGCGGGCCGCGGCATTGGCAGACTATCTGCACGAACTCAATAGCAGCCGCGAAAGTCTCGAGCGCAGCGTTTACCTCGCCGCCTCGAAACAAGCCCAAGAGCAGTTCGATCCGCTGAACGACGCGGCGCTGGTCCTGACCGGGCGCGATTGGCACCCCGGCGTCATCGGGATCGTCGCGGGCCGATTGGCCGAGAAACATCACCGGCCGGTCGTGATGATTGCGCTCGATGGCCTCGGGGTGAAGCCGGCGATCGGCTCGGTCCGCGGCGTGCCGGGATTCCACGTGCATCAGGCGCTTGCCGAGTGCTCGGAACATCTCACGAGCCACGGCGGGCATGCGGCGGCTGGCGGTTTGAAAATCGACGAGCAGCGGATCGATGGCTTCCGCGACGACTTCTGCCAATTTGCCGCCGGGATTATAAGAGACGAGGACCGCGTCGCCGAGCTATGGATCGACAGTGAAACGCCGTTCAGCGCGCTGACGATGCACACTGTCGAACAAATCGAGCAACTCGCCCCGTTCGGCCAAGGCAACCAGCGGCCGCTCCTATCCGCGACGGGTGTCCGCTTGGCCGAGCCGCCGAAACGGATCGGCGGCGGGGGCCGGCATCTCAGCCTGCGGCTCGCGCAGCATGGCGTCAAACTGCGCGGCGTAGCTTTCGGCGGCGGCGATTGGGCCGTCGAACTCGGGGCGACCGCCAGCCCTCTTTCGTTGGCATTTCGCCCGATCATCAATAGCTTCAACGGCCGGCGGACGGTGGAATTGCACGTCGTGGACTGGCGCTGCGACGAAACGGCGGCAACTACGCCCGCCGCGCCCGCCCTCGCGAACGGCTGA
- the rpmG gene encoding 50S ribosomal protein L33, with protein sequence MGKSKKKIETVFLVCDETGDYNYALRRKSGGEKLKLKKYSPRLRRHTPHTEKKK encoded by the coding sequence ATGGGAAAGAGCAAAAAGAAGATTGAAACCGTGTTTCTCGTTTGCGACGAGACCGGGGATTACAACTACGCGCTTCGCCGCAAGTCGGGAGGCGAAAAGCTCAAGTTGAAAAAGTATTCTCCCCGCCTCCGCCGCCATACGCCGCATACCGAGAAGAAGAAGTGA
- a CDS encoding DUF6798 domain-containing protein: MESSLADPVSPLVDSPTAPRWRAVVEVLLIFLVFSLHGAWPVPDVNEPHYLSKARHYWDPNWCSNDFFVNTADAHQVFYWTFGWLTRCLPLDQVAWLGRFLTWGLLAWAWRRLSWAVLPRAWLAVLAAELFVMLNENAHMAGEWVIGGVEAKGFAYVLVLLGLEAIVRGRWNRAWLLLGGASCLHVIVGGWATVAAGLAWLTAGDDRPPIRAMLPGLFGGLVLAMPGLWFALSLTHGVDADTLHQANAIYIWQRLPHHLAADRFKEGFPSRHLMMWGLWLVLVTVAPADAGQRRFRWFVSAAMFLALIGYGLVWFAAWDQDSAGTLLRFYWFRTSDVFIPLGVAMVGLWFVDQMGQTRPVARRLWLAGLIAVAGYDLWTQGRHLPLSLIDSDVAFVVPRADKDLAYDDWLQTCRWIKEHTDPQDQFLTPRMAATLRWYADRAQVVNWKDIPQDAAGIVEWWKRILDVYTLAQENPPKWLDSLAWLSPARLNELAQKYHAQYTIVQLGPDIPRLTAKAVFGNNSYAVYRLPLAEK, from the coding sequence ATGGAAAGTTCGCTCGCCGATCCAGTTTCTCCGCTCGTCGATTCGCCGACCGCGCCGCGCTGGCGAGCCGTGGTCGAGGTGTTGCTCATTTTTCTGGTCTTCTCTCTGCACGGCGCGTGGCCCGTTCCCGATGTGAATGAGCCGCATTACCTCTCGAAGGCCAGGCACTATTGGGACCCCAATTGGTGCTCGAACGATTTTTTTGTCAACACGGCCGATGCCCACCAGGTATTCTATTGGACTTTCGGCTGGCTGACGCGCTGTTTGCCGCTGGATCAAGTTGCCTGGCTGGGGCGATTCCTTACTTGGGGACTGCTCGCCTGGGCATGGCGGCGGTTGAGTTGGGCCGTGCTGCCGCGAGCTTGGCTAGCGGTGCTGGCGGCCGAACTGTTCGTGATGCTCAATGAAAATGCCCACATGGCCGGCGAATGGGTCATCGGCGGCGTGGAAGCGAAGGGATTTGCCTACGTGCTGGTGCTCCTGGGGCTGGAAGCGATCGTGCGCGGCCGCTGGAATCGCGCTTGGCTGCTGCTGGGAGGTGCAAGCTGCCTGCACGTGATTGTCGGCGGCTGGGCGACTGTCGCCGCCGGGCTGGCGTGGCTAACCGCCGGGGACGATCGCCCGCCGATTCGCGCGATGTTGCCAGGCCTTTTCGGCGGACTGGTCTTGGCGATGCCGGGGCTATGGTTCGCGCTGTCGCTCACGCATGGAGTCGATGCGGACACGCTGCATCAAGCCAATGCCATCTACATCTGGCAACGATTGCCCCACCATCTCGCGGCCGACCGATTCAAAGAGGGCTTTCCCAGCCGGCATCTCATGATGTGGGGATTGTGGCTCGTGCTCGTGACCGTGGCGCCGGCCGACGCGGGGCAGCGGAGATTCCGCTGGTTCGTGAGCGCGGCGATGTTCTTGGCGCTGATCGGCTATGGATTGGTCTGGTTCGCCGCATGGGACCAGGATTCGGCCGGCACTCTGCTGCGATTCTATTGGTTTCGGACGTCGGATGTATTCATTCCGCTCGGCGTGGCAATGGTCGGTTTGTGGTTCGTCGATCAAATGGGGCAAACGCGGCCGGTCGCGCGCCGCCTGTGGCTGGCCGGTTTGATCGCGGTGGCCGGTTACGATTTGTGGACGCAAGGTCGGCACCTGCCGCTAAGTCTGATCGATTCGGATGTCGCGTTTGTCGTTCCGCGCGCCGACAAGGACCTCGCCTACGACGACTGGCTGCAAACATGCCGCTGGATAAAGGAGCATACAGATCCGCAGGATCAATTCCTGACGCCGCGAATGGCCGCCACGCTCCGCTGGTACGCCGACCGAGCCCAGGTCGTGAATTGGAAGGACATCCCGCAGGATGCCGCCGGGATCGTCGAATGGTGGAAGCGGATCCTCGATGTCTACACGCTCGCCCAGGAAAACCCGCCAAAGTGGCTCGATTCGCTGGCCTGGCTCAGCCCCGCTCGGCTGAACGAGCTGGCCCAAAAGTACCACGCCCAGTACACCATCGTGCAGCTCGGGCCAGACATTCCGCGGCTGACTGCGAAGGCAGTGTTTGGAAACAATTCCTACGCCGTCTATCGGCTTCCGCTAGCGGAGAAGTAA
- the prpB gene encoding methylisocitrate lyase, which translates to MSTSSPGQLLRQSVADSTIQVPGAFNALTARLIEQAGFDAVYLSGAAFSAGALALPDVGLFTLSELAAETARLARGVQIPLIVDADTGFGAAIHVERTVRELESAGAAAIQIEDQRLPKRCGHLSGKSLIEPAEMCAKLRAAAAARSDPDLVLIARTDARGVTSLEDAIYRAQAYLAAGADWIFPEALTDRTEFEKFADEVDAPLVANMTEFGRSPLLTLDELADLGYAAVLYPVTMLRVAMKGVEAALALLADEGTQAGILDLMQTRQELYDLLGYADYEARDRRYFGGEEDE; encoded by the coding sequence GTGTCCACCTCATCGCCGGGACAATTGCTGCGGCAATCCGTGGCCGACTCCACGATCCAGGTGCCGGGCGCATTCAATGCGCTAACGGCCCGTTTGATCGAGCAAGCCGGCTTCGACGCGGTGTATCTCTCGGGGGCGGCATTTTCGGCCGGAGCGCTGGCGCTGCCCGACGTCGGGTTGTTCACGCTCAGCGAATTGGCCGCCGAGACCGCCCGCTTGGCTCGCGGCGTTCAGATTCCGCTGATCGTCGATGCCGATACGGGCTTTGGCGCGGCGATCCACGTCGAGCGGACGGTCCGCGAGCTGGAATCGGCCGGCGCTGCCGCGATTCAGATCGAAGACCAGCGATTGCCAAAACGTTGCGGGCACCTCTCGGGCAAATCACTCATCGAACCGGCTGAGATGTGCGCGAAGCTGCGGGCGGCGGCCGCGGCGCGGAGCGATCCCGATCTCGTACTGATCGCGCGGACCGATGCGCGCGGCGTCACCTCGCTCGAAGACGCGATCTACCGAGCGCAGGCGTATCTTGCGGCGGGGGCGGATTGGATTTTTCCCGAGGCGTTGACCGACCGGACGGAGTTCGAGAAATTCGCCGATGAGGTGGACGCGCCGCTCGTGGCGAACATGACCGAATTCGGCCGCAGCCCGCTCTTGACGCTCGACGAGTTGGCCGACCTCGGCTACGCGGCCGTGTTATACCCCGTGACGATGCTGCGGGTGGCGATGAAGGGGGTCGAAGCGGCCCTGGCCCTGTTGGCCGACGAAGGGACTCAAGCCGGAATCCTGGATTTGATGCAAACGCGGCAGGAGTTGTACGACCTGTTGGGATATGCCGACTACGAAGCACGCGACCGGCGCTATTTTGGCGGCGAAGAGGATGAATGA
- a CDS encoding citrate/2-methylcitrate synthase has translation MTEALYRPGLEGIIAGETAVSTIAGGLTYRGYTIDDLAHRATFDEVAYLLLYGELPKQDELAAFRHRLAHHATVPHAVIEALRLIPHDAPLMDVMRTGCSLLAHWDPETADNSHAANLRKAERLLAQLPVVLAARHRLRQGKEPVAADKHRPFAANLLWMLRRREPSPQAVQAMEMSLILYAEHEFNASTFTARVVASTLADLHSAITAAIGALKGPLHGGANERVMDVLNEIGSADKAESWIRDALARKMRIMGFGHRVYKDGDPRATLLKPLCAQLATETGHADMEAMADLIERIVREEKKLPPNLDWPSARLYHYLGLAVDLYTPLFVVARVVGWSAHVIEQLDNNRLIRPLSRYTGPAQRPWAPLESR, from the coding sequence ATGACCGAAGCGCTCTATCGACCTGGATTAGAAGGAATCATTGCCGGCGAGACGGCGGTGAGCACGATCGCCGGCGGCTTGACGTATCGCGGTTATACGATCGACGATCTGGCCCACCGTGCGACGTTCGATGAAGTGGCTTACTTGCTGCTCTACGGCGAACTTCCGAAGCAAGATGAGTTGGCCGCGTTTCGGCACCGGCTCGCGCACCATGCGACGGTTCCACATGCCGTGATCGAGGCCTTGCGATTGATTCCGCACGACGCCCCGTTGATGGACGTGATGCGGACCGGTTGCAGCCTGCTCGCGCATTGGGACCCAGAAACCGCGGACAACAGTCATGCCGCCAATCTGCGGAAAGCGGAGCGGCTCTTGGCGCAGCTTCCGGTTGTGCTCGCGGCCCGGCATCGGCTGCGGCAGGGAAAGGAGCCGGTGGCCGCCGACAAGCATCGCCCGTTCGCGGCGAATCTGCTCTGGATGCTCCGCCGCCGTGAGCCGAGTCCGCAGGCGGTGCAAGCGATGGAGATGTCGCTCATTCTTTACGCCGAGCACGAATTCAACGCCTCGACGTTCACGGCCCGCGTCGTCGCCTCGACGTTGGCTGATTTGCACTCGGCAATAACGGCGGCGATCGGCGCGCTCAAAGGGCCCCTGCACGGCGGGGCGAACGAGCGGGTCATGGACGTGCTCAACGAGATCGGCTCGGCCGACAAGGCTGAGTCTTGGATTCGCGACGCGCTGGCCCGCAAGATGCGGATCATGGGCTTCGGGCACCGCGTTTACAAGGACGGCGATCCGCGGGCGACGTTGCTCAAACCGTTATGTGCGCAACTCGCCACGGAAACCGGTCATGCAGACATGGAGGCGATGGCCGACCTAATCGAGCGGATCGTCCGCGAGGAGAAAAAACTGCCGCCGAATCTCGATTGGCCGAGCGCCCGGCTCTACCACTATCTCGGACTAGCGGTCGATCTCTACACGCCGCTGTTCGTCGTGGCCCGCGTGGTCGGCTGGAGTGCCCACGTGATCGAGCAATTGGACAACAACCGGCTGATTCGCCCGCTCTCGCGTTACACCGGCCCGGCGCAGCGGCCCTGGGCGCCGCTCGAATCGCGATGA
- a CDS encoding metallophosphoesterase — protein sequence MRSFDIILSLSALLGHAAICVGVLNRSHAVGVSRGLVKSLTVLGFVLLPLLPAIALWPLLGEGATPAVLQVTTGGAGWWLAYLIPCWIAAAVVIFRWVRRELLRYQPVVLQSNHTLKIDIAERLGHRPVHGLFWRMLTSLPGNQDLIAHFHEESLELPRLDPALDGLSILHLSDFHFTGRIGKEFFQELTRLAMENPPDLIALTGDFVDNADCIDWIPDALGALTAGHGVYFVLGNHDPRMRQVPRLRRALTGVGFVDLAGRWLKLDINGRPVVVAGNEMPWIPPAPEMRDCPAEIGGSRPFRLLLAHTPDQLPWARQHDFDLMLAGHTHGGQIRLPWIGPIFCPSRHGLEYASGMFHEPPTALHVSRGISGETPSRWFCPPEVARLILRSPARGEQRGASPSSDR from the coding sequence ATGCGGTCGTTCGATATCATTCTGTCGTTATCGGCTCTGTTGGGGCACGCGGCGATTTGCGTCGGGGTGCTCAATCGCAGCCACGCGGTCGGAGTTTCGCGCGGATTGGTCAAGTCGCTGACGGTTCTGGGCTTTGTTTTGCTGCCGCTTCTGCCCGCGATCGCTCTCTGGCCTTTGCTCGGCGAAGGCGCCACGCCGGCCGTTTTGCAAGTCACGACGGGAGGAGCCGGCTGGTGGCTGGCGTATCTGATTCCGTGCTGGATCGCGGCCGCCGTGGTTATCTTCCGCTGGGTGCGGCGCGAATTGCTCCGCTATCAGCCGGTGGTCTTGCAATCCAACCACACGCTCAAGATCGACATCGCCGAGCGGCTCGGGCATCGGCCTGTCCACGGACTCTTTTGGCGCATGCTAACCAGCCTGCCCGGCAATCAAGACTTAATCGCCCATTTTCACGAAGAGTCGCTCGAATTGCCGCGACTCGATCCGGCGCTTGACGGCCTGTCGATCCTTCATCTTTCGGATTTCCATTTTACCGGCCGAATCGGGAAGGAATTCTTTCAAGAACTGACGCGGCTGGCAATGGAAAACCCGCCCGATTTGATCGCGCTGACGGGCGATTTCGTCGACAACGCGGACTGCATCGACTGGATTCCAGACGCGCTCGGCGCGCTGACGGCCGGGCATGGCGTCTATTTCGTCCTCGGCAACCACGATCCCCGAATGCGGCAGGTGCCTCGGCTGCGGCGCGCGCTCACCGGAGTCGGTTTCGTCGATTTGGCGGGGCGTTGGCTAAAGTTGGACATCAACGGTCGCCCGGTCGTGGTCGCCGGCAACGAGATGCCCTGGATTCCGCCCGCGCCGGAGATGCGCGATTGCCCGGCGGAGATCGGCGGCTCGCGGCCGTTTCGCTTGCTGTTGGCCCACACGCCGGATCAGTTGCCTTGGGCGCGGCAACACGATTTCGATCTGATGCTGGCCGGTCACACGCACGGCGGGCAGATTCGCCTGCCCTGGATCGGCCCGATCTTTTGCCCGAGCCGCCACGGGCTGGAGTACGCCTCCGGCATGTTTCACGAGCCACCCACGGCGCTGCACGTTAGCCGGGGAATCTCCGGCGAAACTCCGTCGCGCTGGTTTTGCCCGCCCGAAGTTGCCCGGCTGATCCTTCGCTCACCAGCTCGCGGCGAGCAACGCGGCGCGTCACCGAGTTCAGACCGTTAA
- a CDS encoding response regulator, with amino-acid sequence MPAKRKILFLRDANDGQNLPPVNLASYIGDNVEVDEVRSPMRALARLAHESYAGVFVDGEHLNEAFRIGKLLQNERILQGMPDGIVLVDADNTIIWGNGRVKEWSGRDSVVGMNFYAALNSPEILGPDFCPFHSALATGKDSTTTLRSGDNRYFHVHAAPVSEPGSPPLHLIITVHDVTKEMLQQQKLAAIHQAGMELADLTPDELAHMTVEERIELLKSNILHYTKDLLQFDVVEIRLLDQQTGKLEPLLAVGMEQSAADRVLYAKPQDNGVTGFVAATGKSYLCEDTTEDPLYLEGCKGAKSSLTVPLILHDQVIGTFNVESPEPRAFSESDLMFLEIFTRDVAVALNTLELLHAEKANAAAQSVEAIHGAVALPVDEILNDAVNVMERYIGHEPEVVERLQKILRNARDIKQVIQKVGQKLAPTQATPHAKQPDKRPSLRARRVLVVDSDDTVRSAAHALLERYGCIVETAHDGAEAICMVRNLSDDDGYNCIIADIRLSDMNGYELMLKLKDLLGTVPLVLMTGFGYDPGHSIVKARAAGLQQQMVLYKPFRLDQLLDTVERAVAIPRPVQQPL; translated from the coding sequence TTGCCGGCTAAGCGCAAAATCCTGTTTCTTCGCGATGCGAACGACGGGCAGAACCTGCCGCCCGTGAATCTGGCATCCTACATCGGCGACAATGTCGAGGTGGACGAGGTTCGCAGCCCGATGCGAGCCCTGGCGCGACTGGCCCACGAATCCTACGCGGGCGTTTTCGTCGATGGGGAGCATCTCAACGAGGCGTTTCGGATTGGCAAGCTGTTGCAGAACGAGCGAATTCTGCAAGGCATGCCCGATGGCATCGTGCTGGTCGACGCCGACAATACGATCATCTGGGGCAATGGCCGCGTGAAGGAATGGAGCGGCCGGGACTCGGTCGTGGGGATGAATTTCTACGCGGCGCTCAACAGCCCCGAGATTCTCGGCCCGGATTTTTGCCCGTTCCATTCGGCCCTGGCCACCGGCAAAGACAGCACGACGACGCTGCGCTCCGGCGACAACCGGTACTTCCACGTCCATGCCGCTCCGGTCTCGGAGCCGGGCAGCCCGCCGCTGCACCTGATTATCACGGTCCATGACGTAACGAAAGAAATGCTCCAGCAGCAGAAGCTGGCGGCCATCCATCAGGCAGGAATGGAGCTGGCCGACCTGACTCCCGACGAACTCGCGCACATGACCGTCGAGGAGCGGATCGAGCTGCTGAAATCGAACATCCTGCACTACACGAAAGACCTGCTGCAATTCGACGTAGTCGAAATCCGCCTGCTCGATCAGCAGACCGGCAAGCTTGAGCCGCTGTTGGCCGTCGGCATGGAGCAGTCGGCCGCGGATCGCGTGCTCTATGCCAAGCCGCAAGACAATGGCGTGACGGGCTTCGTCGCCGCCACCGGCAAGAGCTATCTCTGCGAAGACACGACCGAAGACCCGCTCTATCTCGAAGGCTGTAAGGGGGCCAAGAGTTCGTTGACGGTGCCGCTGATCTTGCACGACCAGGTCATCGGCACCTTCAACGTGGAAAGCCCCGAGCCGCGCGCCTTCAGCGAGAGCGACTTGATGTTTCTCGAGATTTTCACGCGCGACGTGGCGGTCGCCTTGAACACGCTCGAGCTACTCCACGCCGAAAAGGCCAACGCCGCGGCCCAGAGCGTCGAAGCGATTCACGGCGCCGTGGCCCTGCCGGTCGATGAGATTCTGAACGACGCCGTCAATGTGATGGAGCGCTACATCGGCCACGAGCCGGAGGTGGTCGAGCGCCTCCAGAAAATCCTCCGAAACGCCCGCGACATCAAGCAGGTGATCCAAAAGGTCGGGCAAAAGTTGGCCCCGACGCAGGCGACTCCGCATGCCAAACAGCCCGATAAGCGCCCCAGCCTCCGCGCCCGCCGCGTGCTGGTCGTGGATTCCGACGATACGGTTCGCAGCGCCGCCCACGCGCTCTTGGAGCGTTACGGCTGCATTGTCGAGACGGCCCACGACGGCGCCGAGGCGATCTGCATGGTCCGCAACCTATCGGACGACGACGGCTACAACTGCATCATCGCCGACATCCGCCTGTCCGACATGAACGGGTATGAATTGATGCTCAAGCTCAAGGACCTGCTTGGCACGGTCCCGCTGGTGCTGATGACCGGATTCGGCTACGATCCGGGGCACTCGATCGTCAAGGCCCGCGCGGCCGGCTTGCAACAGCAAATGGTGCTCTATAAGCCGTTCCGCTTGGACCAATTGCTCGACACCGTCGAGCGGGCGGTCGCCATTCCGCGGCCGGTCCAGCAGCCGCTATGA
- a CDS encoding response regulator produces the protein MVVPSLLITDDDTAFRETLCGLFQPRGFRVFSAGDGEEALKILGQENVHLVLLDMHMPRLTGLETLRRVKLFRSRLPCILLSARMDEALAQQARMAEAFSVLAKPVSRLSITNAVDHALRRIYGWPDELRDPQTGEH, from the coding sequence GTGGTTGTTCCTTCCCTGTTGATTACTGATGACGATACGGCGTTCCGCGAAACGTTGTGCGGTTTGTTTCAGCCCCGCGGGTTCCGGGTTTTCTCCGCGGGGGATGGCGAGGAAGCGCTCAAGATTCTGGGTCAGGAGAATGTGCATTTGGTGCTGCTCGATATGCACATGCCGCGATTGACGGGCCTGGAGACGCTCCGGCGCGTGAAGCTGTTCCGATCGCGGCTCCCTTGCATTCTGCTTTCCGCGCGGATGGACGAGGCATTGGCACAACAAGCACGGATGGCCGAGGCGTTCTCCGTACTGGCCAAGCCGGTGAGCCGACTCTCGATCACCAACGCCGTGGATCACGCACTGCGGCGGATTTACGGCTGGCCAGATGAGCTGCGCGATCCTCAGACCGGCGAACACTAA